A stretch of DNA from Trichomycterus rosablanca isolate fTriRos1 chromosome 1, fTriRos1.hap1, whole genome shotgun sequence:
caggtgtttcagttacacCTATtgctaaaatatatatattgcacCTATTGCAatcatatacaaataaataacctGCATCCACCTTTGtgtcaacagtttggggaacgGGAACACACTGTGCAAAGAGTGAGGTTCATAAAGACAAGGTTTGATAAGTTTgttgtgaaggaactccagtggcctgcaaagccctgacctcaactgcATTAAACACCTTGGGAATGAgtttgcgagccaggccttcatgCCCAGTGTCAGTGCCTGGCCTCAAGTAAATATTAACATTGTTGTTCATGGTCAGATGAAGACAATTATGTAACCAAATTTCATGGGTGTGCTGTCACTTTGCATTCAAACACAAACTCCTTTATGATTGTTAGTTCCTGTTATACAGGTATTGGGCAAATGCTAGTCACTAAATTGTCACCCTTGTGTAGTATGATTGATGAATTACTGCTTTTAAGTGCATACAATCACCTTCTGTTTTTCCCTTTAGACTGCATTTGTTGTGGATGAAGTAAGCACTATTGTCAAAGAGGTAAGCTAACAAGACTGATAGGAAACATTTGCaagaacaatataaaaaaaatatcttgCAATTATGCAACATCACACCATTTTTTATGAATTTCTAGGCAATAGAAGGAGCCATTGGAGGCAATTCGTATCAACACAGCAGAGTGAACCAGTGGACAAACAATGTGGTGGAGCAGTGTCTCAGTCAACTCAGCAAACTAGGCAAACCTTTTAAGTACATCGGTAAATACAATGCACAGCAATAATGCCCACTACTATATGACATGTATCACATGGCTCTGTCATTACCTGGTGCCGCTATTGGCCAAGTAAGGCATCACTAAGAatacatttgttaatatttagtCATGTCAGATTTACatccccaaatcaaaaaaagttggaactctgtgtaaaatgcaaatacaaaatgcattgtttcttacatttactttgacttttattttattccattttattcaaaattcatgttttgtctggtcaactttatttcatttattaataaacatccattcctgcatttcaggcctacaacacattccaaaaaagttgggactttaAAGCATTTGTCATATTATTgctattccttctcacaacacttaaaagttgttttggcaccaaggataccaagcgatgaagtgttttaggtgtaattttgtcccattcctcctgcaaacatgtcctaaggtgtgcaacagtacggagtTGACGTCgttacattttgtttttctccatacattctctattgggaaaATTCAGGACTGCAGGTAGACTAGTTCAGTACCCGTTTCCTCTTATGTAATGCTTTTGTAATGAGTGCAGCATGTGATtttgcatatatacacacatattagaGCAGAACAAA
This window harbors:
- the dynlt1b gene encoding dynein light chain Tctex-type 1 isoform X2, whose protein sequence is MPSVSAWPQTAFVVDEVSTIVKEAIEGAIGGNSYQHSRVNQWTNNVVEQCLSQLSKLGKPFKYIATCIIMQKNGAGLQTACSCFWDNTTDGSCTVRWENKSMYCIVSVFGLSI